One segment of Mastomys coucha isolate ucsf_1 unplaced genomic scaffold, UCSF_Mcou_1 pScaffold23, whole genome shotgun sequence DNA contains the following:
- the LOC116072320 gene encoding LOW QUALITY PROTEIN: olfactory receptor 1537-like (The sequence of the model RefSeq protein was modified relative to this genomic sequence to represent the inferred CDS: inserted 2 bases in 1 codon) — translation MEDMAAGNHCTVTXFFLAGLSEKPELQLPLFLLFTGIYLITVAGNLGMITLIGLSSHLHTPMYYFLSSLSFIDFCQSTVVTPKMVVSFLTEKNIISYSGCMAQLYFFIIFGVAECYTLAAMAYDRYVAICNPLLYNVIMSYQIYGSLISGVYIFGVVCSSIVSGFMIQIQFCKADVINHYFCDLLPLLKLACSNTFINEMLTLFVSMFNICVPVLTITTSYIFIIASILHIHSREGKFKAFSTCSSHISAVGIFYGSGAFMYLQSSSVSSMDQGKVSSVFYTTVVPMLNPLIYSLRNKDVSVALKKIRERKKMM, via the exons ATGGAGGACATGGCAGCAGGAAACCATTGCACAGTGAC GTTCTTCTTGGCGGGGCTCTCAGAGAAGCCAGAACTCCAGctgcccctcttcctcctcttcacagGAATCTATCTGATCACTGTGGCAGGGAACCTGGGCATGATCACACTGATTGGGCTCAGttcacacctgcacacacccatgtactatTTCCTCAGCAGTCTGTCATTCATTGACTTCTGTCAGTCCACAGTTGTTACCCCTAAAATGGTGGTAAGCTTTCTGACAGAGAAGAACATCATTTCCTACTCTGGATGCATGGCTCAGCTCTACTTCTTCATCATTTTTGGTGTTGCAGAGTGCTACACATTAGCTGCAATGGCATATGACCGCTATGTTGCCATTTGTAACCCATTGCTTTATAATGTAATCATGTCCTATCAGATTTATGGTTCTCTGATTTCAGGAGTGTATATTTTTGGTGTGGTTTGCTCTTCAATAGTCTCTGGCTTCATGATTCAAATTCAGTTCTGCAAAGCCGATGTGATCAATCACTATTTTTGTGATCTTCTTCCCCTCTTGAAACTTGCATGCTCTAATACCTTTATCAATGAAATGTTAACTCTATTTGTTAGTATGTTTAATATCTGTGTCCCGGTGCTGACCATTACTACTTCCTATATCTTCATTATTGCCAGCATTCTCCACATTCACTCCAGGGAGGGCAAGTTCAAAGCTTTTAGTACTTGCAGTTCTCATATCTCTGCTGTTGGTATCTTCTATGGTTCTGGTGCATTCATGTACTTACAATCATCTTCAGTGAGTTCGATGGACCAAGGGAAAGTGTCCTCTGTGTTTTACACTACTGTTGTACCCATGCTGAACCCATTGATTTACAGCCTGAGGAATAAAGATGTCAGTGTTGCATTGAAGAAAATacgtgaaagaaaaaaaatgatgtaa
- the LOC116072302 gene encoding olfactory receptor 1537-like, whose protein sequence is MEDMTAGNHCTVTEFFLAGLSEKPELQLPLFLLFTGIYLITVVGNLGMITLIGLSSHLHTPMYSFLSSLSFIDFCQSTVVIPKMLMSFLTEKNIISYPACMAQLYFFITFGIAECYTLAAMAYDRYVAICNPLLYNATMSSQIYTSLISGVYIFAVLCASVNTGFMNRIQFCKLDVINHYFCDFLPLLNLACSNIYINEMLILSFGTLNICVPMLTVITSYLFIIASILRIHSSAGRSKAFSTCSSHISAVAVFYGSTAFTYLQPSSMSLTDQGKVSSVFYTTVVPMLNPLIYSLRNKDVIVALKKILDRKKFM, encoded by the coding sequence ATGGAGGACATGACAGCAGGAAACCACTGCACAGTGACTGAGTTCTTCTTGGCTGGGCTCTCAGAGAAGCCAGAACTCCagcttcccctctttctcctcttcacaGGAATCTATCTGATCACTGTGGTAGGGAACTTGGGCATGATCACACTGATTGGGCTTAGTTCCCAcctgcacacacccatgtactcTTTCCTCAGCAGTCTATCCTTCATTGACTTCTGTCAGTCCACAGTTGTTATTCCTAAAATGCTCATGAGCTTTTTGACAGAGAAGAACATCATCTCCTACCCTGCATGCATGGCTCAGCTCTACTTCTTCATCACTTTTGGCATTGCAGAATGCTACACATTAGCTGCAATGGCATATGACCGCTATGTTGCCATCTGTAACCCCTTGCTTTACAATGCAACTATGTCCTCTCAGATTTATACTTCCCTGATCTCAGGGGTGTATATTTTTGCTGTGCTCTGTGCATCGGTAAACACGGGCTTCATGAACAGGATTCAGTTCTGCAAATTAGATGTGATCAATCACTATTTCTGTGATTTTCTTCCCCTCTTAAATCTTGCATGTTCTAATATCTATATCAATGAAATGTTGATTTTATCTTTTGGTACACTGAACATCTGTGTCCCAATGCTGACTGTCATTACTTCCTACCTCTTCATCATTGCCAGCATCCTCCGTATTCACTCCAGTGCGGGCAGATCTAAAGCCTTCAGTACTTGCAGTTCCCATATCTCTGCTGTTGCTGTCTTCTATGGTTCTACTGCATTCACATACTTACAGCCATCATCAATGAGCTTGACAGACCAAGGGAAAGTGTCATCTGTGTTTTATACTACTGTTGTACCCATGCTGAACCCATTGATCTACAGCCTGAGAAATAAGGATGTTATAGTTGCATTGAAGAAAATActtgacagaaaaaaattcatgtgA